In Horticoccus luteus, the following proteins share a genomic window:
- a CDS encoding M16 family metallopeptidase produces the protein MRFRFLLAPVFTLLVCAYTAAAPAWPQAESDLAPDPATRFGALANGVRFAVRSNAEPRGRVALRLLVLAGSMHERDDQRGLAHFVEHMAFAGSRHFPPGTLVDLLQRHGFAFGADLSAFTFQAHTVYMLDAPSKEPGRLTEAMSVLRDFADGVTFAPSEVDRERGVVQSERRARDVWQSRAYDARTEFLHPDTLIPRRNPIGDEGVVQQATAEQLREFYQTWYRADNIVVVLVGDAPADDLEHLVHKHFDDLAAPTAPLPPGPDFGRAANPEKLATKLYVATESGAASVELSSVTPGRQLPETRAERDEQFRRELVMTMLNERMNQLRRDHSQDFGSASAVSSHNDPLYTETALRIDSSLGAARAAIGALGHQWRQAYDRGFTTDEIDDTVAYVRRHFQYAITATPVSREIADEIALSVVQHRVYSSWAQRWEQAQPLLSSFDPPAAHAAFLALWPRAPRLFVVGSFSLPDADAALSDAFAEGVHEPLETPRSGVLRHLLYRPAAQPGAITSRRHNADLNLELVEFANGVRLNLKRTSFRENLVYLRARVGWGMLSQPKHYPGLGLIAAAYVNEAGVGQHNGEELRRYLAAHNSNLVFAAEEDAFTFTGGSDTVGINDELTLLAAYLRDVAWRPSDFVSAQRQVASYYSNSLHDPAQSLSASALRVISADDSRLALPPYSDTMNRTFEQLLGWLEPALSNGPVEIGLTGDFDVEQTIKQAARTLGTLPARPVRNPLARGTYQPVTFSTKPGRWQTYSDTAIPRAIVRAQWPVRGCSDIHTRRQLEILGSVVGDLVRREIREKRGATYDPSAEVWNGSTDRDDGYLILTLSADPALASAISKDIARLGGELAARGATDEEFQAALQPRIAENESRLRTNDYWLYYVAAVAQEMPSHLDWPLTREADYREMPRADVNALAQRFLSAKDAQLFVAIPAPPKK, from the coding sequence GTGCGGTTCCGGTTTCTTCTCGCCCCTGTTTTCACTCTCCTCGTTTGCGCTTACACCGCCGCCGCGCCGGCGTGGCCGCAGGCGGAGAGCGATCTGGCGCCCGACCCGGCCACCCGTTTCGGCGCGCTCGCCAACGGCGTGCGCTTCGCGGTGCGGTCCAACGCCGAGCCCCGCGGCCGCGTCGCCCTGCGGCTCCTCGTCCTCGCCGGTTCGATGCATGAGCGCGACGACCAACGCGGCCTCGCCCATTTCGTCGAACACATGGCATTTGCCGGCAGCCGCCACTTTCCGCCGGGCACGCTCGTCGATCTGCTCCAGCGGCACGGCTTCGCCTTCGGCGCCGACCTCAGCGCCTTCACGTTTCAAGCGCACACCGTTTACATGCTCGACGCGCCGTCCAAAGAACCCGGCCGGCTGACGGAAGCGATGTCGGTGCTGCGCGATTTCGCCGACGGCGTGACGTTCGCTCCCAGCGAAGTCGATCGTGAGCGCGGCGTCGTGCAAAGCGAGCGCCGCGCGCGGGATGTCTGGCAAAGCCGCGCTTACGATGCGCGCACCGAGTTTTTGCATCCCGACACGCTCATCCCCCGCCGCAATCCGATCGGCGATGAAGGCGTCGTCCAGCAGGCCACCGCCGAACAACTGCGTGAATTCTACCAAACGTGGTATCGCGCCGATAACATCGTGGTCGTCCTCGTGGGCGACGCCCCGGCCGATGACCTTGAACATCTCGTCCACAAACACTTCGACGACCTCGCTGCGCCCACCGCGCCCTTGCCGCCCGGTCCCGATTTCGGCCGCGCCGCAAATCCCGAAAAACTCGCGACGAAACTTTATGTCGCGACGGAATCGGGCGCGGCGAGCGTCGAGCTCTCGTCGGTCACGCCCGGCCGGCAATTGCCGGAAACGCGCGCTGAACGCGACGAGCAGTTTCGCCGTGAACTCGTGATGACCATGCTCAATGAGCGGATGAACCAATTGCGCCGCGACCACTCGCAGGACTTCGGCTCCGCCAGCGCGGTCTCTTCGCACAACGATCCGCTCTACACTGAAACGGCCTTGCGCATCGATTCCTCGCTCGGCGCCGCGCGCGCTGCCATCGGCGCTCTCGGCCACCAATGGCGGCAGGCTTACGATCGCGGTTTCACCACCGACGAAATCGACGACACCGTCGCCTACGTCCGGCGGCATTTTCAATACGCCATCACCGCGACGCCCGTCTCGCGCGAGATCGCCGATGAAATCGCCCTCAGCGTCGTCCAGCACCGCGTGTATTCCTCGTGGGCGCAGCGCTGGGAGCAAGCGCAACCCCTCCTCTCCTCGTTCGATCCCCCGGCCGCGCACGCCGCGTTTCTCGCGCTCTGGCCTCGCGCCCCGCGGCTGTTCGTCGTGGGCTCGTTCTCGCTGCCCGACGCCGACGCCGCGCTCTCCGATGCGTTTGCCGAGGGCGTGCACGAACCACTTGAGACACCGCGCTCCGGAGTCTTGCGCCATCTCCTCTACCGCCCCGCCGCACAGCCCGGCGCCATCACATCGCGGCGGCACAACGCCGACCTCAATCTCGAGCTCGTCGAGTTTGCGAACGGCGTCCGGTTAAACCTCAAACGCACGTCCTTCCGCGAAAATCTCGTCTATCTGCGCGCCCGCGTCGGCTGGGGCATGCTCTCCCAACCGAAGCACTATCCTGGACTCGGCCTCATCGCGGCCGCCTATGTCAATGAGGCGGGCGTGGGCCAGCACAACGGCGAGGAATTGCGCCGCTATCTCGCCGCCCACAATTCGAATCTCGTGTTCGCCGCCGAAGAAGACGCCTTCACGTTCACGGGCGGTTCCGATACCGTGGGCATCAACGACGAACTCACCCTGCTCGCCGCCTATCTGCGCGACGTCGCGTGGCGCCCGTCCGACTTCGTTTCAGCCCAACGCCAAGTCGCGTCCTACTATTCCAACAGTCTCCACGATCCCGCCCAATCCCTTTCCGCCTCCGCGCTGCGCGTCATCAGCGCCGATGACTCCCGCCTCGCCTTGCCGCCGTATTCGGATACCATGAACCGGACGTTTGAACAGTTGCTCGGCTGGCTCGAACCTGCGCTGAGCAACGGTCCGGTCGAAATCGGGTTGACGGGAGATTTCGATGTCGAGCAGACGATCAAGCAGGCCGCACGCACTCTTGGCACTTTGCCCGCCCGCCCCGTGCGAAATCCCCTCGCCCGCGGCACCTACCAACCCGTCACTTTCAGCACCAAGCCCGGACGCTGGCAGACTTATTCGGATACGGCGATCCCTCGCGCGATCGTGCGCGCGCAGTGGCCGGTCCGCGGGTGCAGCGATATTCACACGCGCCGCCAACTCGAAATCCTCGGCTCCGTCGTCGGTGATCTCGTGCGCCGCGAAATTCGCGAGAAACGCGGCGCCACCTACGATCCCTCCGCCGAAGTGTGGAACGGCAGCACCGACCGCGACGACGGCTACCTCATTCTCACGCTCTCCGCCGACCCGGCGCTGGCGTCCGCCATTTCCAAAGACATCGCACGTCTCGGCGGCGAACTCGCCGCCCGCGGGGCCACCGACGAGGAGTTTCAGGCCGCACTTCAACCCCGCATCGCCGAAAACGAGTCGCGCCTCCGCACGAACGACTACTGGCTCTACTACGTCGCCGCCGTCGCGCAGGAAATGCCCTCGCATCTCGATTGGCCGCTCACCCGCGAAGCCGATTATCGCGAAATGCCCCGCGCCGACGTCAACGCCCTCGCCCAACGTTTCCTTTCCGCCAAGGACGCTCAACTGTTCGTCGCGATTCCCGCGCCGCCGAAAAAATAA